The following are encoded in a window of Thiohalophilus sp. genomic DNA:
- the fliF gene encoding flagellar basal-body MS-ring/collar protein FliF, translated as MDLVKAEQLNAPFQGMVNLPVLKQAGLLVGLAASIALGVAIVLWSRSPDYSILYSSVTGQSAQEMVQVLSGAGIDYRLDPDSGTLMVDSDKLHQAKLKLAAANLTQTDGVGFELLEDADGFGSSSFMQNARFHRAQEGELARTISSITAVQTARVHLALPKQSAFIRSQRQASASVMLKLRPGRQLEKQQINAIVNLVSSSVPNMIASDVTIVDDQGRLLSSGKDQEGLALTASQFDHTRKVEDSYASRVENILTPLVGRENVRATVSADLDFTRTESTREAYNPDAPAVRSEQSFEEEVNGPAIAGGIPGALTNTPPGQARAPEEADAAAGEQVQTEESGQVTRRSTRNYELDRTISHSRNVPGSIRRLSVAVVLDVKQVADDEGNPVATPYTDAELARFTTLVKEAVGFNAVRGDSVQVINAEFTPPVQLEEVPAESFWEKPGFWSILKQVGGALLALLILFGVLRPVMRSLASHRPTRIVDPQTGEELSEDQLSLSGGGGGQPRLPKAATYEDNLNMARQLAAQEPKRVAQVVKSWLDDK; from the coding sequence ATGGATCTTGTCAAAGCTGAACAACTCAATGCGCCGTTTCAGGGGATGGTTAACCTGCCCGTGCTGAAACAGGCCGGGTTGCTGGTGGGCCTGGCCGCCAGTATTGCGCTGGGTGTGGCGATCGTGCTGTGGTCCCGCAGTCCCGATTACAGCATTCTTTACAGCAGCGTCACCGGCCAGAGCGCCCAGGAGATGGTCCAGGTACTGTCGGGCGCGGGAATCGATTATCGGCTGGATCCCGACAGCGGCACCTTGATGGTGGACAGCGATAAATTGCATCAGGCCAAGCTGAAACTGGCCGCGGCCAATCTGACCCAGACTGATGGCGTCGGCTTCGAGTTACTCGAAGATGCGGACGGGTTCGGTTCCAGCTCGTTTATGCAAAATGCCCGTTTTCATCGCGCCCAGGAAGGCGAGCTGGCCCGTACCATCAGTTCGATTACGGCCGTGCAGACTGCGCGGGTGCATCTGGCCCTGCCCAAACAGTCGGCGTTTATTCGCAGTCAGCGCCAGGCCAGTGCCTCGGTGATGCTCAAATTACGCCCGGGTCGGCAACTGGAAAAACAGCAAATCAACGCGATCGTCAATCTGGTCTCGTCCAGTGTGCCGAACATGATCGCCTCGGACGTCACCATCGTTGATGATCAGGGGCGCCTGTTGTCCTCCGGCAAGGATCAGGAAGGGCTGGCCCTGACCGCCAGTCAGTTCGATCACACCCGCAAGGTGGAAGACTCCTACGCCAGCCGGGTTGAAAACATACTAACTCCGCTGGTGGGACGGGAGAATGTTCGCGCCACGGTCAGTGCCGATCTCGATTTTACCCGTACCGAGTCCACCCGCGAGGCCTATAACCCCGATGCGCCGGCGGTACGCAGTGAACAGTCGTTTGAAGAAGAGGTTAACGGTCCGGCCATCGCCGGCGGGATTCCGGGGGCGTTGACCAACACGCCGCCGGGGCAGGCCCGGGCGCCCGAGGAGGCCGATGCCGCGGCGGGCGAACAGGTTCAAACCGAGGAGTCCGGCCAGGTTACTCGCCGCTCGACGCGCAACTATGAGCTGGATCGCACGATCAGTCACAGCCGCAATGTGCCCGGTTCCATACGCCGGCTCTCCGTTGCCGTGGTGCTGGATGTTAAACAGGTCGCTGACGATGAGGGTAATCCGGTCGCGACACCCTATACCGATGCGGAGCTGGCCCGCTTTACGACACTGGTCAAGGAAGCCGTCGGGTTTAACGCGGTGCGCGGCGATTCGGTGCAGGTCATCAACGCCGAGTTTACCCCGCCGGTACAACTGGAGGAGGTCCCGGCCGAGTCGTTCTGGGAGAAACCGGGCTTCTGGTCGATTCTCAAGCAAGTGGGTGGCGCGCTGCTGGCTCTGTTAATCTTGTTTGGTGTGCTGCGTCCGGTCATGCGCAGCCTGGCGAGTCATCGTCCGACCCGGATCGTTGACCCCCAGACCGGTGAGGAACTTTCCGAGGACCAGCTCAGTCTCTCCGGCGGGGGTGGCGGACAGCCCCGTTTGCCCAAGGCGGCAACCTATGAAGATAATCTGAACATGGCCCGGCAACTGGCCGCCCAGGAACCTAAACGCGTGGCCCAGGTGGTCAAAAGCTGGCTGGACGATAAATAA
- a CDS encoding PilZ domain-containing protein yields the protein MNATRDECLSDGVVVTPGVGLLWHDDPLDPAACYDHNLTTFLLLDSLLDAPTGSESGERDNEAFQALEAKLDLLIQLVTRLLGQQQPLPPEQTVRLAASGIEWQSPTPLPPLGWLELFLEPRLPRALKLPVENRQDELEPGVWRICSRFAFLEEEIRAHLEKWVFRRHRREIAHQRQGRS from the coding sequence ATGAATGCAACCCGCGACGAATGTCTGTCCGACGGGGTGGTGGTGACGCCGGGGGTAGGGCTCCTCTGGCATGACGATCCCCTTGATCCGGCCGCCTGTTACGATCATAACCTCACGACCTTTTTGCTGCTGGATTCCCTGCTCGATGCGCCGACGGGCAGTGAAAGCGGCGAGCGCGACAATGAGGCATTTCAGGCGCTGGAGGCCAAGCTGGACCTGCTGATTCAGCTGGTCACCCGGTTACTGGGTCAACAACAGCCCCTGCCTCCCGAACAAACCGTGCGCCTGGCGGCGAGCGGCATCGAATGGCAAAGCCCCACACCGCTTCCCCCACTGGGCTGGCTGGAGCTGTTTCTCGAACCGCGACTACCCCGTGCGCTCAAACTGCCAGTGGAAAACCGCCAGGATGAACTGGAACCCGGGGTGTGGCGAATCTGTTCCCGCTTTGCCTTCCTGGAGGAGGAGATCCGCGCCCATCTCGAGAAATGGGTCTTCCGTCGTCATCGGCGGGAAATCGCCCACCAGCGCCAGGGCCGTTCCTGA
- the fliD gene encoding flagellar filament capping protein FliD: MPTISSAGIGSGIDVNGLVEQLVAAEGAPVKKRLDRKEAELQAGLSAMGTFKGAVSEFQASLAGLRDSETFNAIKANAANEGVVSVSASNQAQTGEYDLEVIELANAHKVATDTFDSANKFFGSGRITLQLGAYDSDSNTFQSNPDNVPVTIDIDPDKASLRDIAVAINDSEAPIRASVMNDGNGYRMVLSAEQPGSDNSIRVQVEDSDGNDGDLSGLSNLALDPIGQRGRGNNLQQVAAASDARVRVEGIDIQRASNDFEDVIPGVSFSLQPGAAGSSTRLDVQLESRDVVAAIEGFVKKYNEMIQVVEQLTGFDPETEQAGPLSGDASIRGVVSMLRREIGTDFSGINEQFPSLGSIGIETNRDGTLTLNSGRLQQAIASNRQEVVNLFARAGSADDPGVTFLAAGEATEPGAYDLDITRPPARGVLNGRALMQEGPLVLNDADNRLSLRVDGIASGALSLEPGTYNALPQLATRLEAAINSDPMFKRNDVEVSVRAEQGRLQILSASYGSNSRVELTDISPSLSRITGLAPGKGESGENVAGRLGSLGGRGNGRQLEGMGPVEGLTIQVEGNQTGNRGQVIFSNGVAARLDQLLGSVLDEDGILTVRSEGFNERLQSIGEEREKLARRLAETEERYMKEFTAMDATVGKMKATSKYLSQQLGSLPGATQGNSKGPGNS; this comes from the coding sequence ATGCCAACCATTTCATCAGCAGGGATCGGCTCCGGCATCGATGTGAATGGACTGGTTGAGCAGCTGGTGGCGGCGGAGGGAGCCCCCGTCAAAAAACGACTCGACCGCAAGGAAGCGGAACTCCAGGCAGGTTTGTCTGCCATGGGGACATTTAAAGGCGCGGTTTCCGAGTTCCAGGCTTCGCTTGCGGGGCTACGGGACTCGGAAACCTTCAACGCCATCAAGGCCAATGCGGCGAACGAAGGGGTAGTCAGCGTGAGCGCGTCCAACCAGGCCCAGACCGGTGAATACGATCTCGAAGTCATTGAGCTGGCCAATGCGCACAAGGTGGCGACCGATACGTTCGATTCCGCCAACAAATTTTTCGGCAGCGGGCGAATCACACTTCAGCTCGGTGCCTATGATTCCGACAGCAATACCTTTCAAAGTAATCCCGATAACGTGCCGGTAACCATTGACATTGATCCGGACAAGGCTTCCCTGCGCGACATCGCCGTGGCGATCAACGATTCCGAGGCACCGATCCGGGCCTCGGTCATGAATGACGGTAACGGTTATCGAATGGTTTTAAGCGCGGAGCAACCCGGCAGCGATAACAGCATTCGCGTTCAGGTCGAGGACAGTGATGGTAATGACGGCGATCTGAGCGGTCTGTCCAACCTGGCTCTCGACCCGATCGGACAGCGCGGTCGCGGTAATAATCTGCAGCAGGTGGCGGCCGCCAGCGATGCCCGGGTGCGGGTCGAGGGTATCGATATCCAGCGTGCCTCGAATGATTTTGAGGATGTGATCCCCGGCGTCAGCTTCAGTTTGCAACCGGGGGCCGCCGGCAGCAGTACCCGTCTTGATGTGCAACTGGAAAGCCGGGATGTAGTCGCGGCCATTGAGGGGTTTGTTAAAAAATACAACGAGATGATCCAGGTGGTGGAACAGCTGACCGGTTTCGATCCGGAAACCGAACAGGCCGGCCCGCTGTCGGGCGATGCATCGATTCGTGGCGTGGTCAGTATGTTACGCCGGGAGATCGGTACCGATTTTTCCGGGATTAACGAACAGTTTCCGTCGCTGGGCAGTATCGGGATCGAAACCAATCGCGATGGCACCCTGACACTGAACAGTGGCCGCCTGCAACAGGCGATTGCCAGTAACCGCCAGGAAGTGGTCAACCTGTTTGCCCGGGCCGGCTCGGCCGACGATCCCGGGGTGACCTTCCTCGCCGCCGGCGAAGCGACCGAGCCGGGGGCGTATGATCTGGACATTACCCGGCCGCCGGCGCGGGGTGTGCTGAACGGGCGCGCGTTGATGCAGGAGGGCCCGCTGGTCCTCAATGATGCCGATAATCGTCTCAGCTTGCGGGTCGACGGTATCGCCTCGGGGGCCCTGTCGCTGGAACCCGGCACCTATAACGCTCTGCCGCAGCTGGCCACCCGGTTGGAGGCGGCGATCAACAGTGATCCCATGTTCAAACGCAACGATGTCGAGGTCAGCGTCAGGGCCGAGCAGGGGCGATTGCAGATCCTCTCCGCTAGTTATGGCAGCAATTCACGGGTCGAACTGACCGACATCTCGCCGTCACTGAGTCGGATCACCGGTCTGGCACCGGGCAAAGGCGAATCCGGTGAGAATGTGGCCGGACGACTGGGCAGCCTGGGCGGGCGCGGCAATGGCCGGCAACTGGAAGGCATGGGCCCTGTTGAAGGCTTAACGATTCAGGTTGAAGGCAATCAGACCGGCAATCGCGGCCAGGTGATCTTCTCCAACGGCGTGGCCGCCAGGCTGGATCAGCTGCTCGGCAGTGTGCTGGATGAAGACGGGATTTTGACCGTCAGGAGCGAAGGCTTCAACGAGCGCCTCCAGTCGATTGGCGAAGAGCGGGAAAAACTGGCCCGGCGTCTGGCGGAAACCGAGGAACGTTACATGAAGGAGTTTACCGCCATGGACGCGACGGTAGGCAAGATGAAAGCCACCAGTAAGTACCTCAGTCAGCAGCTCGGTTCGCTGCCGGGTGCCACACAGGGTAATAGCAAGGGACCAGGCAACAGCTAA
- a CDS encoding sigma-54 dependent transcriptional regulator, which yields MTASSILVVEDDDALAEALQDTLKLAGYESVLAANGIEALRAMEQQHFDIVVSDINMPKMDGETLLKRLRSQYPDTPVMLMTAYGTIQQAVDAMREGAADYLVKPFEAEVLVNMVGQYIGQPEAETDMVAVAPASRELAAMARKVADSDATVMITGESGVGKEVLARFVHQHSSRAEQPFVAINCAAIPENMLEATLFGYEKGAYTGAYKASPGKFEQAQGGTLLLDEISEMDIGLQAKLLRVLQEREVERLGGNNVIQLDVRVLATSNRDMRQVVAEGRFREDLFYRLNVFPLHLQPLRERLEDIGPIAERLLEKQARNEGRMIPRLDEAALQRLQSHTWPGNIRELDNVMQRAMILQSGEVIETGDIHFETATVPVQETPAVTPVSAPAVTSQPAPAAQSEVEDEADVDSLNQDLRHREWDLILNAIKKYGSRKATAEQLGISQRTLRYKLARMREAGIRVPEASGFETA from the coding sequence ATGACTGCATCCAGCATACTGGTCGTGGAAGATGACGATGCCCTGGCGGAAGCGTTGCAGGACACCCTGAAGCTCGCCGGCTATGAGAGCGTACTGGCCGCCAACGGGATCGAGGCATTGCGGGCGATGGAACAGCAGCACTTCGATATCGTGGTCAGCGATATCAACATGCCGAAGATGGATGGCGAAACCCTGCTCAAACGACTGCGCAGCCAGTACCCCGATACCCCGGTCATGTTGATGACCGCTTACGGGACGATTCAGCAGGCGGTGGATGCCATGCGCGAAGGCGCCGCCGACTATCTGGTCAAGCCTTTCGAGGCTGAAGTGCTGGTCAACATGGTGGGGCAGTACATCGGTCAACCGGAGGCCGAAACCGACATGGTGGCCGTGGCACCGGCTTCCCGGGAACTGGCCGCCATGGCACGCAAGGTGGCCGACAGCGATGCCACGGTCATGATCACCGGCGAAAGCGGAGTTGGCAAGGAAGTCCTGGCGCGCTTTGTTCATCAACATTCGAGCCGCGCCGAACAGCCGTTTGTGGCGATTAACTGCGCCGCGATTCCCGAGAATATGCTGGAAGCCACGCTGTTCGGTTATGAAAAGGGCGCCTATACCGGTGCCTACAAGGCCAGTCCCGGCAAATTTGAACAGGCCCAGGGGGGCACCCTGTTACTGGATGAAATCTCGGAAATGGATATCGGCCTGCAGGCCAAGTTGCTGCGCGTGTTGCAGGAGCGGGAAGTAGAACGTCTGGGCGGCAACAACGTGATTCAGCTGGACGTCCGGGTACTGGCGACCTCGAACCGGGATATGCGTCAGGTGGTGGCCGAAGGCCGTTTTCGCGAGGATCTGTTTTATCGCCTGAATGTCTTTCCCCTGCATCTGCAACCGTTGCGCGAACGCCTTGAGGATATCGGTCCGATCGCCGAGCGTTTGCTGGAAAAGCAGGCGCGTAACGAGGGACGCATGATTCCGCGACTGGATGAGGCCGCGCTGCAACGTCTGCAAAGCCACACCTGGCCTGGCAATATCCGTGAACTGGATAACGTGATGCAGCGGGCCATGATTTTGCAAAGCGGCGAAGTAATCGAGACCGGTGATATTCATTTTGAAACGGCCACGGTCCCTGTCCAGGAGACCCCGGCGGTTACACCGGTTTCAGCTCCGGCTGTGACATCGCAACCCGCGCCGGCTGCGCAGTCTGAGGTGGAAGACGAAGCGGATGTTGATTCGCTGAATCAGGATCTGCGGCATCGCGAATGGGATTTGATCCTGAACGCCATCAAAAAATATGGCAGCCGCAAGGCCACGGCCGAGCAGCTGGGTATCAGTCAACGCACCTTGCGCTACAAACTGGCCAGAATGCGTGAGGCCGGGATCCGCGTTCCCGAAGCCAGCGGCTTTGAAACCGCCTGA
- a CDS encoding sensor histidine kinase, whose translation MAEETPSQSRALEEAFNTFNQLSRQLTESYRLLESRVTELNQELAAAHDERFRELTEKERLANRLALLLDVLPGGVVVLDGEGQVQEHNPAAGELLGEPLLQQPWSAVIDRAFAPGPDDGTDVSLCDGRRVNISTCPLGAEPGQILLLMDVTEIRRMQDRLNQQQRLAAMGETAASLAHQIRTPIASALLYASQLKRQTLKDEDRIHAAEKIFSRLRHLEQVIDNMLMYARRGTVSEEAFTAGDLFRDLQANLETSLRHSAIQFESYDDSDGCVIQGNRQMLLSGLLNLAMNAIQVMPDGGRLTLRAERDESSLVIRISDTGPGIPADKQKEIFSPFYTTRKDGTGLGLAVVEAITRNHKGRIELESQPGEGTTFILYLPVQADARQQAGGQLAGQLA comes from the coding sequence ATGGCAGAAGAAACCCCCAGCCAGTCCCGGGCCCTGGAAGAAGCGTTCAATACCTTCAACCAGCTCTCCCGCCAGCTGACCGAGTCTTACCGCTTGCTGGAATCGCGGGTGACCGAGCTGAACCAGGAACTGGCCGCCGCGCATGACGAGCGGTTTCGCGAACTGACCGAAAAGGAGCGGCTGGCCAACCGCCTTGCCCTGTTGCTGGATGTGCTGCCCGGCGGGGTGGTGGTGCTCGACGGTGAGGGCCAGGTCCAGGAACACAATCCCGCCGCCGGTGAGTTGCTGGGCGAACCGTTGCTGCAACAACCCTGGTCCGCCGTGATTGACCGGGCCTTTGCGCCGGGGCCGGATGATGGCACCGACGTCTCGTTGTGCGATGGGCGCCGGGTGAACATCTCGACCTGTCCGCTGGGCGCCGAGCCGGGCCAGATCCTGTTGCTGATGGATGTGACCGAAATCCGGCGTATGCAGGATCGTCTCAATCAGCAACAACGTCTGGCGGCCATGGGCGAGACCGCCGCCTCCCTGGCACACCAGATTCGCACCCCGATCGCCTCGGCCTTGTTGTATGCCTCGCAACTCAAACGCCAGACCCTCAAAGACGAGGATCGCATTCATGCCGCGGAGAAAATCTTCTCGCGCCTGCGCCATCTGGAGCAGGTGATCGACAACATGCTGATGTACGCCCGGCGCGGTACCGTCAGCGAGGAAGCGTTTACCGCCGGTGATTTGTTCCGGGACCTGCAGGCGAATCTCGAAACCAGCCTGCGTCACAGCGCTATCCAGTTCGAATCTTATGACGACAGTGACGGTTGCGTGATACAGGGTAACCGTCAAATGTTGCTCAGCGGGTTGCTGAACCTGGCCATGAATGCGATTCAGGTGATGCCCGACGGGGGCCGTCTGACACTGCGCGCCGAGCGCGATGAATCCTCGCTGGTGATCCGGATCAGCGATACCGGCCCGGGAATTCCGGCCGACAAACAGAAGGAAATCTTCAGCCCCTTCTATACCACTCGCAAGGACGGCACGGGACTGGGCCTGGCCGTGGTGGAGGCGATCACCCGCAACCACAAGGGACGGATTGAACTGGAATCGCAGCCCGGCGAGGGCACGACGTTTATTTTGTATCTGCCGGTCCAGGCCGATGCCCGGCAACAAGCGGGCGGACAGCTGGCCGGGCAACTGGCATAA
- the fliE gene encoding flagellar hook-basal body complex protein FliE yields the protein MSNTTITPDMLLAQMRSMAAQAQGAQSQGLQANQETVNGQSDFADLLKQSINEVNNASQEAKRLTDAFQQGDPNVQLSEVMIAKQKSSVAFEAMLQVRNKLVNAYQEVMNMQV from the coding sequence ATGAGCAACACGACGATTACCCCCGATATGCTGCTGGCCCAGATGCGGTCCATGGCGGCCCAGGCCCAGGGTGCGCAGAGCCAGGGTCTCCAGGCCAATCAGGAGACAGTCAATGGCCAGTCCGACTTTGCCGATCTGCTCAAACAGTCCATCAATGAAGTGAACAACGCTTCACAGGAAGCCAAGCGGCTGACCGATGCCTTTCAGCAGGGCGATCCCAATGTGCAGTTATCCGAGGTGATGATTGCCAAGCAAAAGTCCAGTGTCGCGTTTGAGGCGATGCTGCAGGTGCGTAACAAACTGGTTAACGCTTACCAGGAAGTCATGAATATGCAGGTGTAA
- a CDS encoding flagellar protein FlaG, with translation MATHSIASVVVQVSAAESRGTSTDATGKVAETRQVVAGDSLGVQAESRELEMSPEALEEAVSHLKEYVQSLQRNMDFSVDDKTGRYVVRVVDSQTQELIRQIPSEEMLAISRNLADFLEEAEQRRGFLVELKA, from the coding sequence ATGGCAACACATTCAATCGCCAGTGTGGTCGTGCAGGTGAGTGCGGCGGAGTCCCGCGGTACCTCGACCGATGCCACAGGCAAGGTTGCCGAAACACGGCAAGTTGTTGCCGGTGACAGCCTCGGTGTCCAGGCGGAAAGCCGGGAGCTCGAGATGTCACCGGAGGCATTGGAGGAGGCCGTTAGCCATCTGAAAGAGTACGTGCAGTCCCTGCAGCGCAATATGGATTTCAGCGTTGATGACAAAACAGGACGTTACGTGGTCAGGGTGGTTGATTCACAGACCCAGGAGCTGATTCGCCAGATACCTTCGGAGGAGATGCTGGCCATTTCCCGGAATCTGGCGGATTTCCTCGAGGAGGCGGAACAACGCCGGGGATTTCTGGTGGAGCTGAAAGCCTGA
- the fliS gene encoding flagellar export chaperone FliS gives MNRAKLHSAVKHYNSIGVSSGVESADPHRLIQMLMHGALEKIATAKGHMERGEVAQKGGHISWAISIIDGLRASLDLESGGEIAQNLDDLYDYMTRRLARANVENDPVLLDEVSSLMKSIKSAWDELPVMQEGAAASNVDAMRS, from the coding sequence ATGAACAGGGCAAAACTACATAGTGCCGTTAAACACTACAACAGCATTGGTGTTTCCAGTGGTGTGGAATCGGCGGATCCGCATCGTCTCATCCAGATGTTAATGCATGGCGCACTGGAAAAAATCGCCACCGCCAAGGGGCATATGGAACGCGGCGAAGTGGCGCAAAAAGGCGGCCATATCAGCTGGGCGATTTCCATTATCGATGGCCTGCGCGCCAGTCTGGATCTCGAGTCCGGCGGCGAGATCGCCCAGAATCTGGACGATCTGTATGATTACATGACCCGGCGTCTGGCCCGGGCCAATGTGGAGAATGATCCGGTCCTGCTGGATGAAGTCTCTTCACTGATGAAATCGATCAAAAGCGCCTGGGACGAACTGCCCGTCATGCAGGAAGGCGCCGCGGCCTCCAACGTGGATGCGATGCGCTCCTGA
- a CDS encoding flagellar protein FliT encodes MCAEAVKYYLSPGHYARKVLHLTRSMRQQAGESNWQVFAELEQERQTIIEQLFDHPQMPGALHDIQHLLQDVIDIDRESIALGEAEKKRLGDYLGQRKQARQAVKLYRHHSG; translated from the coding sequence ATGTGTGCTGAAGCGGTAAAATACTATCTTTCGCCCGGGCACTATGCCCGCAAGGTCTTGCATCTGACCCGCAGTATGCGCCAGCAGGCCGGGGAGTCCAACTGGCAGGTTTTCGCCGAGCTGGAACAGGAGCGTCAGACCATTATCGAACAGTTGTTCGATCATCCGCAGATGCCTGGCGCGCTGCACGATATTCAGCACCTGCTGCAGGATGTGATCGACATCGATCGCGAGTCCATTGCCCTGGGTGAAGCGGAAAAAAAACGTCTGGGAGACTATCTCGGCCAGCGCAAGCAGGCCCGCCAGGCCGTGAAGCTCTATCGCCATCACAGCGGGTGA
- a CDS encoding sigma-54 dependent transcriptional regulator has translation MLLVDCDDERAEEVSLLFDFIDYGSVQRCDYGQWEAANHNDVQLDVIVLGRHPADATTLEELKALHEYFAWEIPILLVSERGNPDSDSRFAGGYIAGKIEYPLKYRQLYHALHQADIHRRQVEQPGSGSQTLFRSLVGKSAAIRDVRKQIEQVAGTDANVLILGESGTGKEVVARNLHYHSGRRQKPFVPVNCGAIPPDLLESELFGHEKGAFTGALTARQGRFEMARGGTLFLDEIGDMPLSMQVKLLRVIQERVFERVGSNKSIEADVRIVAATHRNLEEEISAGRFREDLYYRLNVFPIEMPPLRERRGDIPLLIGELVTRIEHEQQRSVRFTRAALAALSDYEWLGNVRELANLIERLVIMFPNGLVDVRDLPEKYRDGIEVETLEDEEMADDALELEAEPQWRVSEELARLPSDGLDLREHLQEIEYALIKQALDDAEGVVAHAAKRLNMRRTTLVEKMRKLGLQRAETA, from the coding sequence ATGTTGCTGGTCGATTGCGACGATGAGCGAGCCGAAGAGGTGAGCTTGTTATTCGATTTCATCGATTACGGCAGTGTCCAGCGTTGTGACTACGGACAGTGGGAAGCGGCCAATCATAACGATGTGCAACTGGATGTCATTGTTCTGGGCCGCCATCCGGCGGATGCCACCACGCTGGAAGAACTCAAGGCGCTGCACGAATACTTTGCGTGGGAGATTCCCATTCTGCTGGTCAGTGAGCGCGGCAATCCCGACAGCGACAGCCGTTTTGCCGGGGGCTATATCGCCGGCAAGATCGAATATCCTCTCAAATATCGCCAGCTCTACCACGCCCTGCACCAGGCCGATATCCATCGGCGCCAGGTCGAACAGCCCGGCAGCGGATCCCAGACCCTGTTTCGCAGCCTGGTGGGCAAAAGTGCGGCGATTCGGGATGTGCGCAAGCAGATCGAGCAGGTGGCCGGCACCGATGCCAATGTTCTGATTCTCGGGGAATCGGGGACTGGTAAGGAAGTGGTCGCGCGAAATCTGCATTATCATTCCGGCCGCCGGCAAAAACCCTTTGTGCCGGTCAATTGCGGCGCTATCCCGCCCGACCTGCTCGAAAGTGAGCTGTTCGGGCATGAAAAAGGCGCCTTTACCGGCGCCCTGACCGCCCGCCAGGGTCGCTTTGAGATGGCGCGCGGCGGGACCCTGTTTCTGGATGAGATCGGTGATATGCCGTTGTCCATGCAGGTCAAGCTGCTGCGGGTGATTCAGGAGCGGGTGTTCGAGCGGGTGGGCAGCAACAAAAGCATCGAGGCGGATGTGCGGATTGTCGCCGCGACGCACCGCAATCTCGAAGAGGAGATCAGTGCCGGCCGTTTTCGCGAAGATCTCTATTACCGGTTGAATGTGTTTCCCATCGAAATGCCGCCTCTGCGCGAGCGCCGGGGGGATATCCCGCTGCTGATTGGCGAGCTGGTCACCCGTATCGAGCACGAACAGCAGCGTTCGGTGCGTTTCACCCGGGCGGCGCTGGCGGCGCTGAGCGACTATGAGTGGCTGGGCAACGTGCGCGAGCTGGCCAATCTTATCGAGCGGCTGGTGATTATGTTCCCCAACGGGCTGGTGGATGTGCGGGATCTGCCGGAAAAATACCGCGACGGTATCGAAGTCGAGACGCTGGAAGACGAGGAGATGGCGGACGATGCGCTGGAACTGGAAGCAGAGCCACAGTGGCGGGTGAGCGAGGAACTGGCGCGCCTGCCGAGCGACGGCCTGGATCTGCGCGAACATCTGCAGGAAATCGAATATGCCCTCATCAAACAGGCACTGGACGATGCCGAAGGGGTGGTGGCGCATGCCGCCAAGCGTCTGAATATGCGTCGTACCACCCTGGTGGAAAAAATGCGCAAGCTCGGCCTGCAACGGGCCGAAACCGCCTGA